A genomic segment from Phalacrocorax aristotelis chromosome 16, bGulAri2.1, whole genome shotgun sequence encodes:
- the LOC142065244 gene encoding ATP-binding cassette sub-family A member 10-like isoform X2: protein MKTRQRNMSVFQQTRILLWKNVLIKWRMKMQSFQEWILSLLFLPLMLTVCTFMMNIRYPEVPYSNLGQLDDPAYNATGVTVAFTPVTVTTRQIMNKVALNSVMIGIKLEALDNERALEEAWISNNEIIGVVFKDNFSYYLRFPTGNVAIPNDNLGYVDNCYNFSSRYCHSPRYWYKGFLSLQSSIDAAIIEVVANHSVWEEMKTISGVRMKSRSVISSITLEYSYFMVTIVMCFSPFMYFLSMNVVREKKKLKVLMKTMGLQDISFWLSWSLLYAVYVMVLSCLLTALVVQDAFYLSSFPAILLLFFLYGLACIHLVFMLCSLLRTSKLAGSMGFLITFLFGCLSLVVLIENLPEPLKWFLGLFCPFAFNAGIAKIFHLEKYGMAFSFSSLMEESYFLFSTYIMLVFDSVLYMLLAMYFDKVLPGKYGIPDPPFFCLKPSYWVRSRKGTTSETPSAASPEELLGDGVEPVPPEFVGKEAIRLNSIKKTYKKKDKKTEALRGLSLNIYEGQITALLGHSGAGKTTLLNVLSGLTLPTEGSATIYNYKLSEIGDREEIREMIGICPQFNIQFEVLTVKENLKTFAEIKGIKSKEVEREVQNILELLDISNIQDTQAEKLSGGQKRKLSIGIAMLGNPQVLLLDEPTAGLDPLSRHQVWSLLKEHRARRVILFSTQFMDEADILADRKVFISHGRLKCVGSSLFLKKKWGIGYHLRIHVSESCDLENVTSLVKRYIPNVIFSGHSQYELRYKLPLENVNKFPDLFSGLDCCSNQGIINYGVSMTTLEDVFLRLEEEATVDQEDECVLGEEWAEAGPRCPDETEPGSLLLSDTGKVALGGLALWRQQVAAMAWVHFLKLKSSVKNLRSILLLYVVFLLPLVLQLTLAAAWQSVSAWELSPARYFLPLEKRAHSETTSLLVHNNTGTGIEDFIHMLESQDLTVEITSEENITEELKHNGAIKVSREGQSYRFTVLCHMEAVNCFPVLVNIISNALLKAFNSTVHIRIWSHPFFSTDDPRFWDYFVSFYLIYMLLLFPGFPPHFAMGYMQDYKAGARAQLRISGLFPSAYWCGQALVDIPLCWLLLFSMFGLQFAMSNKISGSIDSLFLLIMATFGYGISIVLFIYLISFIFRKGWNCDFWSFILIVVCFVSYIISRVMDFTTDVTVSLCVLCLLIPVYPLLGVIINCQQIFIEDAEIFGVTPRNDVLIAVFAPYIHSVGFIFLLRYLEIKYGRAVLRKDPIFRISPRRENSHQYPEELEEEDEDVKAEKAAVRNAIADPSREEKSVIIVSNLYKEYKIKQAGSVFKKKKTATKNISFCVKKGEVLGLLGPNGAGKSTAIRMIAGETTLTAGQVLMKRGDGAASHLQDHEPAFLGYCPQEDPLWPDLTVHEHLRVYAAVKGVCKEDMAAAVNRIVNALQLQDYLRKKPRKLSAGITRKLCFAVCMLGNPAVLLLDEPSTGMDPNGQRCVWKMIRATLKSKETGAILTTHYMEEAEAVCDRVAIVVSGQLRCMGSIQYLKNKFGKGYLLEIKVKDPERSDLLHAEILRIFPSAARQERFPSLLVYKVPMEDALPLSQAFSKLEEAKRNFNLEEYSFSLNTLAQVFLELSREQEKDNFDLTLDGTFEWKQLQQEDS, encoded by the exons GTATAAAACTAGAAGCGCTGGACAATGAGAGAGCCCTGGAGGAAGCCTGGAtttcaaataatgaaattatagGGGTTGTATTTAAAGACAACTTCTCCTATTACCTCAGGTTTCCTACTGGGAATGTGGCTATTCCAAATGACAACTTGGGATACGTAG ATAACTGTTACAATTTCTCTTCGCGGTACTGTCACAGCCCAAGGTATTGGTACAAAGGCTTCCTGTCCCTGCAGTCCAGCATCGATGCTGCTATTATAGAG GTGGTGGCAAATCATTCTGTttgggaagaaatgaaaacaatttctgGTGTCCGTATGAAGTCCCGTAGCGTCATCTCCTCGATTACACTTGAGTACAGTTATTTCATGGTTACTATCGTGATGTGTTTCTCTCCGTTCATGTATTTCTTATCAATGAATGTtgtaagagaaaagaagaagcTCAAGGTGTTGATGAAGACAATGGGGCTGCAGGATATTTCATTTTG GCTCTCCTGGAGTCTGCTGTATGCTGTTTACGTGATGgtcctctcctgcctgctgacAGCTCTCGTGGTGCAGGACGCTTTCTACCTCAGCAGCTTCCCTGCAATCTTACTGCTGTTTTTCCTGTATGGCCTAGCATGT ATCCACCTGGTTTTCATGCTCTGCTCCCTCTTAAGGACCTCCAAACTTGCCGGTTCCATGGGGTTCCTCATCACCTTTCTCTTCGGATGCCTGAGCCTTGTGGTACTGATAGAAAATCTTCCAGAACCGTTGAAGTGGTTTCTCGGTCTCTTCTGTCCTTTTGCATTTAATGCTGGCATTGCAAAG attttccatttagaaaaatatggaatggctttctctttttctagcCTTATGGAGGAATCCTACTTTTTATTTTCGACTTACATTATGCTGGTCTTTGACTCAGTCTTGTACATGCTGTTAGCTATGTATTTCGACAAAGTGCTGCCAG GCAAATACGGCATCCCGGATCCCccttttttctgcctgaagCCCTCGTACTGGGTGCGGAGCAGGAAAGGCACCACGAGCGAGACGCCCAGTGCAGCAAGCCCCGAGGAGCTCCTCGGTGATGGCGTAGAGCCAGTGCCCCCTGAATTCGTGGGGAAGGAGGCCATCAG ACtcaacagtattaaaaaaacatataaaaagaaGGACAAGAAGACAGAAGCATTAAGAG gtttgtctttaaatatttatgaggGTCAGATCACTGCCTTACTCGGCCACAGTGGGGCTGGAAAGACAACGCTGTTAAATGTGCTCAGTGGACTCACTTTGCCTACTGAAG GCTCTGCAACCATATACAACTACAAACTCTCTGAAATAGGAGATAGGGAAGAGATTAGAGAGATGATTGGCATTTGCCCACAATTCAACATACAGTTTGAAGTCTTAACGgtgaaagaaaacttgaaaacttTTGCAGAAATCAAGGGCATCAAGTCCAAAGAGGTAGAGCGAGAG GTGCAGAACATTTTGGAACTGCTGGATATCAGTAACATTCAAGACACTCAAGCTGAGAAACTGAGTGGTGGGCAAAAACGGAAGTTATCCATTGGAATAGCCATGCTTGGAAACCCCCAG gttttgttGCTGGATGAGCCAACCGCTGGGTTGGATCCTCTTTCCAGGCACCAGGTGTGGAGCCTCCTCAAGGAACACAGAGCTAGACGGGTGATCCTGTTCAGTACCCAGTTCATGGACGAGGCCGATATCCTCGCAG acCGCAAGGTTTTTATATCCCATGGGAGGCTGAAGTGTGTCGGTTCTTCTCTGTTCCTGAAGAAGAAATGGGGGATTGGCTATCATTTAAG GATCCATGTCAGTGAGTCTTGTGACTTAGAGAACGTGACATCTCTGGTTAAGCGGTACATCCCCAATGTCATCTTCTCAGGACACAGTCAATATGAGCTGAGATATAAACTGCCACTAGAAAATGTGAATAAATTCCCAG ATCTATTCAGTGGCCTTGACTGCTGCTCCAACCAGGGCATTATCAATTACGGAGTTAGCATGACAACCCTGGAGGATGTCTTCCTGAGACTGGAGGAGGAAGCCACAGTGGATCAAGAAG ATGAGTGCGTCCTTGGGGAGGAGTGGGCAGAAGCAGGACCACGGTGCCCCGACGAGACGGAGCCGGGCTCCTTGCTGCTCTCAGACACCGGGAAGGTGGCACTTGGTGGCTTGGCTCTCTGGAGGCAGCAGGTTGCTGCCATGGCATGGGTGCACTTCTTAAAGCTTAAGAGTTCAGTGAAAAACCTGCGGTCAAT TTTGCTGCTCTATGTggtttttctgcttcctctggTTTTGCAActgaccctggctgctgcctggcagagtGTGAGTGCCTGGGAGCTCTCACCTGCGCGGTACTTCTTGCCCCTGGAGAAGAGGGCTCACTCCGAGACAACCAGCCTCCTGGTCCACAACAACACGG GTACAGGCATCGAAGACTTTATCCACATGCTCGAGAGCCAAGATCTCACAGTGGAAATAACAAGCGAGGAAAATATCACAGAGGAGCTAAAACACAATGGGGCTATAAAAGTGTCTCGCGAAGGCCAG AGCTACAGGTTTACTGTGTTATGCCACATGGAGGCTGTCAACTGCTTCCCAGTGCTTGTGAACATCATTAGCAATGCCCTGCTGAAAGCCTTCAATTCTACCGTGCACATTCGGATCTGGAGTCATCCATTTTTCTCT acaGATGATCCACGATTCTGggattattttgtttccttttaccTCATTTATATGCTGCTGTTATTCCCTGGTTTTCCTCCTCACTTTGCAATGGGCTACATGCAGGATTATAAG GCGGGAGCTCGTGCACAGCTGCGGATCTCAGGGCTCTTTCCCTCGGCGTACTGGTGCGGCCAGGCACTGGTGGACATCCCGCTGTGCTGGCTCCTTCTCTTCTCGATGTTCGGGCTTCAGTTCGCAATGAGCAACAAGATTTCCGGGAGCATCGACAGCCTCTTCTTGCTG atcaTGGCTACTTTTGGCTATGGAATTTCTATTGTTCTCTTCATCTACTTGATCTCCTTCATCTTTCGCAAAGGATGGAACTGTGATTTTTGGTCTTTTATCCTGATAGTG gtatGCTTTGTGTCTTATATCATCAGCAGAGTCATGGATTTCACAACTGATGTTACAGTCTCCCTCTGCGTTTTGTGTCTCTTGATTCCCGTGTACCCACTGCTGGGTGTAATAATCAACTGCCAGCAA ATTTTTATAGAAGACGCTGAGATATTTGGTGTGACTCCAAGGAATGATGTACTAATAGCTGTCTTTGCa CCTTATATCCATTCTGtgggtttcatttttcttcttcgATATTTGGAGATAAAATATGGAAGAGCAGTTCTGAGAAAGGACCCGATATTTAG GATTTCCCCGAGAAGAGAAAACAGCCACCAGTACCCCGAGGAGCTcgaagaggaagatgaagatgttaaagctgaaaaagcagcagtgagaaATGCCATAGCGGATCCGAGTCGGGAGGAG aaatcagtCATTATTGTCAGCAATCTCTACAAGgaatacaaaataaagcaagctggCTCCGTttttaagaagaagaaaacggccaccaaaaatatttccttctgtgttAAAAAAG GAGAAGTATTAGGACTTCTGGGACCCAATGGAGCTGGTAAAAGCACAGCTATCAGAATGATTGCCGGAGAGACGACACTGACTGCTGGGCAG GTACTGATGAAGAGGGGCGATGGAGCAGCCTCCCACCTCCAGGACCACgagcctgctttcctggggtACTGCCCGCAGGAGGACCCGCTCTGGCCAGACCTCACTGTGCACGAGCACCTGCGTGTCTATGCGGCAGTGAAAGGGGTGTGCAAGGAGGATATGGCTGCTGCTGTCAACCG AATAGTGAATGCTCTGCAGCTTCAAgactatttaagaaaaaaacccagaaaattatCTGCTGGGATAACCAGaaag CTGTGCTTCGCAGTGTGCATGCTGGGCAACCCTGCAGTCCTGCTCCTGGACGAGCCGTCGACTGGCATGGACCCCAACGGGCAGCGCTGTGTCTG GAAAATGATTCGTGCCACCCTGAAATCCAAGGAGACAGGAGCCATTCTGACGACACACTACatggaggaggcagaggcagtGTGCGACCGCGTGGCCATCGTGGTGTCTGGGCAGCTACG GTGCATGGGCTCTATTCAGTACCTGAAGAACAAGTTTGGCAAAGGCTATCTACTGGAAATTAAGGTCAAGGACCCAGAGCGCAGTGATCTTCTCCATGCTGAGATTCTGAGGATTTTCCCAAGTGCAGCCCGTCAGGAGCG atTCCCCTCTTTGCTAGTCTACAAGGTCCCAATGGAAGATGCACTGCCCCTCTCTCAGGCTTTCTCCAAGCTAGAGGAAG CCAAACGAAACTTCAACCTTGAGGAGTACAGCTTCTCTTTGAATACTTTGGCTCAG GTGTTTTTGGAACTCTCCCGAGAGCAGGAAAAGGATAATTTCGATCTGACTTTGGATGGGACTTTCGAATGGAAACAGCTTCAGCAGGAGGATAGTTAA
- the LOC142065244 gene encoding ATP-binding cassette sub-family A member 10-like isoform X1 translates to MFVGLKMKTRQRNMSVFQQTRILLWKNVLIKWRMKMQSFQEWILSLLFLPLMLTVCTFMMNIRYPEVPYSNLGQLDDPAYNATGVTVAFTPVTVTTRQIMNKVALNSVMIGIKLEALDNERALEEAWISNNEIIGVVFKDNFSYYLRFPTGNVAIPNDNLGYVDNCYNFSSRYCHSPRYWYKGFLSLQSSIDAAIIEVVANHSVWEEMKTISGVRMKSRSVISSITLEYSYFMVTIVMCFSPFMYFLSMNVVREKKKLKVLMKTMGLQDISFWLSWSLLYAVYVMVLSCLLTALVVQDAFYLSSFPAILLLFFLYGLACIHLVFMLCSLLRTSKLAGSMGFLITFLFGCLSLVVLIENLPEPLKWFLGLFCPFAFNAGIAKIFHLEKYGMAFSFSSLMEESYFLFSTYIMLVFDSVLYMLLAMYFDKVLPGKYGIPDPPFFCLKPSYWVRSRKGTTSETPSAASPEELLGDGVEPVPPEFVGKEAIRLNSIKKTYKKKDKKTEALRGLSLNIYEGQITALLGHSGAGKTTLLNVLSGLTLPTEGSATIYNYKLSEIGDREEIREMIGICPQFNIQFEVLTVKENLKTFAEIKGIKSKEVEREVQNILELLDISNIQDTQAEKLSGGQKRKLSIGIAMLGNPQVLLLDEPTAGLDPLSRHQVWSLLKEHRARRVILFSTQFMDEADILADRKVFISHGRLKCVGSSLFLKKKWGIGYHLRIHVSESCDLENVTSLVKRYIPNVIFSGHSQYELRYKLPLENVNKFPDLFSGLDCCSNQGIINYGVSMTTLEDVFLRLEEEATVDQEDECVLGEEWAEAGPRCPDETEPGSLLLSDTGKVALGGLALWRQQVAAMAWVHFLKLKSSVKNLRSILLLYVVFLLPLVLQLTLAAAWQSVSAWELSPARYFLPLEKRAHSETTSLLVHNNTGTGIEDFIHMLESQDLTVEITSEENITEELKHNGAIKVSREGQSYRFTVLCHMEAVNCFPVLVNIISNALLKAFNSTVHIRIWSHPFFSTDDPRFWDYFVSFYLIYMLLLFPGFPPHFAMGYMQDYKAGARAQLRISGLFPSAYWCGQALVDIPLCWLLLFSMFGLQFAMSNKISGSIDSLFLLIMATFGYGISIVLFIYLISFIFRKGWNCDFWSFILIVVCFVSYIISRVMDFTTDVTVSLCVLCLLIPVYPLLGVIINCQQIFIEDAEIFGVTPRNDVLIAVFAPYIHSVGFIFLLRYLEIKYGRAVLRKDPIFRISPRRENSHQYPEELEEEDEDVKAEKAAVRNAIADPSREEKSVIIVSNLYKEYKIKQAGSVFKKKKTATKNISFCVKKGEVLGLLGPNGAGKSTAIRMIAGETTLTAGQVLMKRGDGAASHLQDHEPAFLGYCPQEDPLWPDLTVHEHLRVYAAVKGVCKEDMAAAVNRIVNALQLQDYLRKKPRKLSAGITRKLCFAVCMLGNPAVLLLDEPSTGMDPNGQRCVWKMIRATLKSKETGAILTTHYMEEAEAVCDRVAIVVSGQLRCMGSIQYLKNKFGKGYLLEIKVKDPERSDLLHAEILRIFPSAARQERFPSLLVYKVPMEDALPLSQAFSKLEEAKRNFNLEEYSFSLNTLAQVFLELSREQEKDNFDLTLDGTFEWKQLQQEDS, encoded by the exons GTATAAAACTAGAAGCGCTGGACAATGAGAGAGCCCTGGAGGAAGCCTGGAtttcaaataatgaaattatagGGGTTGTATTTAAAGACAACTTCTCCTATTACCTCAGGTTTCCTACTGGGAATGTGGCTATTCCAAATGACAACTTGGGATACGTAG ATAACTGTTACAATTTCTCTTCGCGGTACTGTCACAGCCCAAGGTATTGGTACAAAGGCTTCCTGTCCCTGCAGTCCAGCATCGATGCTGCTATTATAGAG GTGGTGGCAAATCATTCTGTttgggaagaaatgaaaacaatttctgGTGTCCGTATGAAGTCCCGTAGCGTCATCTCCTCGATTACACTTGAGTACAGTTATTTCATGGTTACTATCGTGATGTGTTTCTCTCCGTTCATGTATTTCTTATCAATGAATGTtgtaagagaaaagaagaagcTCAAGGTGTTGATGAAGACAATGGGGCTGCAGGATATTTCATTTTG GCTCTCCTGGAGTCTGCTGTATGCTGTTTACGTGATGgtcctctcctgcctgctgacAGCTCTCGTGGTGCAGGACGCTTTCTACCTCAGCAGCTTCCCTGCAATCTTACTGCTGTTTTTCCTGTATGGCCTAGCATGT ATCCACCTGGTTTTCATGCTCTGCTCCCTCTTAAGGACCTCCAAACTTGCCGGTTCCATGGGGTTCCTCATCACCTTTCTCTTCGGATGCCTGAGCCTTGTGGTACTGATAGAAAATCTTCCAGAACCGTTGAAGTGGTTTCTCGGTCTCTTCTGTCCTTTTGCATTTAATGCTGGCATTGCAAAG attttccatttagaaaaatatggaatggctttctctttttctagcCTTATGGAGGAATCCTACTTTTTATTTTCGACTTACATTATGCTGGTCTTTGACTCAGTCTTGTACATGCTGTTAGCTATGTATTTCGACAAAGTGCTGCCAG GCAAATACGGCATCCCGGATCCCccttttttctgcctgaagCCCTCGTACTGGGTGCGGAGCAGGAAAGGCACCACGAGCGAGACGCCCAGTGCAGCAAGCCCCGAGGAGCTCCTCGGTGATGGCGTAGAGCCAGTGCCCCCTGAATTCGTGGGGAAGGAGGCCATCAG ACtcaacagtattaaaaaaacatataaaaagaaGGACAAGAAGACAGAAGCATTAAGAG gtttgtctttaaatatttatgaggGTCAGATCACTGCCTTACTCGGCCACAGTGGGGCTGGAAAGACAACGCTGTTAAATGTGCTCAGTGGACTCACTTTGCCTACTGAAG GCTCTGCAACCATATACAACTACAAACTCTCTGAAATAGGAGATAGGGAAGAGATTAGAGAGATGATTGGCATTTGCCCACAATTCAACATACAGTTTGAAGTCTTAACGgtgaaagaaaacttgaaaacttTTGCAGAAATCAAGGGCATCAAGTCCAAAGAGGTAGAGCGAGAG GTGCAGAACATTTTGGAACTGCTGGATATCAGTAACATTCAAGACACTCAAGCTGAGAAACTGAGTGGTGGGCAAAAACGGAAGTTATCCATTGGAATAGCCATGCTTGGAAACCCCCAG gttttgttGCTGGATGAGCCAACCGCTGGGTTGGATCCTCTTTCCAGGCACCAGGTGTGGAGCCTCCTCAAGGAACACAGAGCTAGACGGGTGATCCTGTTCAGTACCCAGTTCATGGACGAGGCCGATATCCTCGCAG acCGCAAGGTTTTTATATCCCATGGGAGGCTGAAGTGTGTCGGTTCTTCTCTGTTCCTGAAGAAGAAATGGGGGATTGGCTATCATTTAAG GATCCATGTCAGTGAGTCTTGTGACTTAGAGAACGTGACATCTCTGGTTAAGCGGTACATCCCCAATGTCATCTTCTCAGGACACAGTCAATATGAGCTGAGATATAAACTGCCACTAGAAAATGTGAATAAATTCCCAG ATCTATTCAGTGGCCTTGACTGCTGCTCCAACCAGGGCATTATCAATTACGGAGTTAGCATGACAACCCTGGAGGATGTCTTCCTGAGACTGGAGGAGGAAGCCACAGTGGATCAAGAAG ATGAGTGCGTCCTTGGGGAGGAGTGGGCAGAAGCAGGACCACGGTGCCCCGACGAGACGGAGCCGGGCTCCTTGCTGCTCTCAGACACCGGGAAGGTGGCACTTGGTGGCTTGGCTCTCTGGAGGCAGCAGGTTGCTGCCATGGCATGGGTGCACTTCTTAAAGCTTAAGAGTTCAGTGAAAAACCTGCGGTCAAT TTTGCTGCTCTATGTggtttttctgcttcctctggTTTTGCAActgaccctggctgctgcctggcagagtGTGAGTGCCTGGGAGCTCTCACCTGCGCGGTACTTCTTGCCCCTGGAGAAGAGGGCTCACTCCGAGACAACCAGCCTCCTGGTCCACAACAACACGG GTACAGGCATCGAAGACTTTATCCACATGCTCGAGAGCCAAGATCTCACAGTGGAAATAACAAGCGAGGAAAATATCACAGAGGAGCTAAAACACAATGGGGCTATAAAAGTGTCTCGCGAAGGCCAG AGCTACAGGTTTACTGTGTTATGCCACATGGAGGCTGTCAACTGCTTCCCAGTGCTTGTGAACATCATTAGCAATGCCCTGCTGAAAGCCTTCAATTCTACCGTGCACATTCGGATCTGGAGTCATCCATTTTTCTCT acaGATGATCCACGATTCTGggattattttgtttccttttaccTCATTTATATGCTGCTGTTATTCCCTGGTTTTCCTCCTCACTTTGCAATGGGCTACATGCAGGATTATAAG GCGGGAGCTCGTGCACAGCTGCGGATCTCAGGGCTCTTTCCCTCGGCGTACTGGTGCGGCCAGGCACTGGTGGACATCCCGCTGTGCTGGCTCCTTCTCTTCTCGATGTTCGGGCTTCAGTTCGCAATGAGCAACAAGATTTCCGGGAGCATCGACAGCCTCTTCTTGCTG atcaTGGCTACTTTTGGCTATGGAATTTCTATTGTTCTCTTCATCTACTTGATCTCCTTCATCTTTCGCAAAGGATGGAACTGTGATTTTTGGTCTTTTATCCTGATAGTG gtatGCTTTGTGTCTTATATCATCAGCAGAGTCATGGATTTCACAACTGATGTTACAGTCTCCCTCTGCGTTTTGTGTCTCTTGATTCCCGTGTACCCACTGCTGGGTGTAATAATCAACTGCCAGCAA ATTTTTATAGAAGACGCTGAGATATTTGGTGTGACTCCAAGGAATGATGTACTAATAGCTGTCTTTGCa CCTTATATCCATTCTGtgggtttcatttttcttcttcgATATTTGGAGATAAAATATGGAAGAGCAGTTCTGAGAAAGGACCCGATATTTAG GATTTCCCCGAGAAGAGAAAACAGCCACCAGTACCCCGAGGAGCTcgaagaggaagatgaagatgttaaagctgaaaaagcagcagtgagaaATGCCATAGCGGATCCGAGTCGGGAGGAG aaatcagtCATTATTGTCAGCAATCTCTACAAGgaatacaaaataaagcaagctggCTCCGTttttaagaagaagaaaacggccaccaaaaatatttccttctgtgttAAAAAAG GAGAAGTATTAGGACTTCTGGGACCCAATGGAGCTGGTAAAAGCACAGCTATCAGAATGATTGCCGGAGAGACGACACTGACTGCTGGGCAG GTACTGATGAAGAGGGGCGATGGAGCAGCCTCCCACCTCCAGGACCACgagcctgctttcctggggtACTGCCCGCAGGAGGACCCGCTCTGGCCAGACCTCACTGTGCACGAGCACCTGCGTGTCTATGCGGCAGTGAAAGGGGTGTGCAAGGAGGATATGGCTGCTGCTGTCAACCG AATAGTGAATGCTCTGCAGCTTCAAgactatttaagaaaaaaacccagaaaattatCTGCTGGGATAACCAGaaag CTGTGCTTCGCAGTGTGCATGCTGGGCAACCCTGCAGTCCTGCTCCTGGACGAGCCGTCGACTGGCATGGACCCCAACGGGCAGCGCTGTGTCTG GAAAATGATTCGTGCCACCCTGAAATCCAAGGAGACAGGAGCCATTCTGACGACACACTACatggaggaggcagaggcagtGTGCGACCGCGTGGCCATCGTGGTGTCTGGGCAGCTACG GTGCATGGGCTCTATTCAGTACCTGAAGAACAAGTTTGGCAAAGGCTATCTACTGGAAATTAAGGTCAAGGACCCAGAGCGCAGTGATCTTCTCCATGCTGAGATTCTGAGGATTTTCCCAAGTGCAGCCCGTCAGGAGCG atTCCCCTCTTTGCTAGTCTACAAGGTCCCAATGGAAGATGCACTGCCCCTCTCTCAGGCTTTCTCCAAGCTAGAGGAAG CCAAACGAAACTTCAACCTTGAGGAGTACAGCTTCTCTTTGAATACTTTGGCTCAG GTGTTTTTGGAACTCTCCCGAGAGCAGGAAAAGGATAATTTCGATCTGACTTTGGATGGGACTTTCGAATGGAAACAGCTTCAGCAGGAGGATAGTTAA